One Thermococcus sp. genomic window carries:
- a CDS encoding cobalamin B12-binding domain-containing protein: MVERSKVRVLVAKPGLDGHDRGAKVVARALRDAGFEVIYTGIRQTPEQIVESVIQEDVDVLGISILSGAHMVLIPKILRLLEERGIKPNEDVLVIAGGIIPPDDAEQLERTGVAKVFGPGSPISDIISFIDENVPKLRKFRSA; encoded by the coding sequence ATGGTCGAGCGCTCCAAGGTTAGGGTTCTCGTTGCAAAGCCGGGACTTGACGGTCACGACAGGGGAGCCAAGGTCGTTGCGAGAGCCTTGCGTGACGCCGGTTTTGAGGTCATATACACCGGCATAAGGCAGACTCCGGAGCAGATTGTGGAGAGCGTCATCCAGGAGGACGTTGACGTCCTTGGAATAAGCATCCTCTCAGGTGCGCACATGGTTCTGATCCCCAAGATCCTGAGGCTCCTTGAGGAGCGCGGTATAAAGCCCAACGAGGACGTTCTCGTTATAGCTGGCGGAATAATCCCGCCCGACGACGCGGAGCAGCTTGAGAGGACCGGCGTTGCCAAGGTCTTTGGCCCGGGAAGCCCGATCAGCGACATAATAAGCTTCATAGATGAGAACGTTCCGAAGCTCAGGAAGTTCAGGTCGGCATAA
- a CDS encoding PHP domain-containing protein gives MPGFPHDVHTHTAYSDGTGSVGDNVAAAEEKGLKLLGITDHSHYLTGKAFNRYVRDIERWKNEADVVLLAGIEANVTHSGVDVAGGMRKRLDYVIASVHLWLDDPEEYVELVKLALLDENVDIIGHFGASFRYIGYPSEENLGEVLELAEERGKAFEISSRYRVPEMDFVRECIKRGIKLVFSSDAHWPRGIGNVGWSERVFKKAGGRKEDLLFAEFL, from the coding sequence ATGCCCGGGTTTCCCCACGACGTTCACACCCACACCGCCTACTCGGACGGCACCGGGAGTGTGGGCGACAACGTTGCTGCCGCTGAGGAGAAGGGGCTGAAGCTCCTCGGGATAACAGACCACAGCCACTACCTCACCGGAAAGGCCTTCAACCGCTACGTGAGAGACATAGAGAGGTGGAAAAACGAGGCCGATGTTGTATTGCTGGCAGGGATTGAGGCCAACGTAACCCACAGCGGCGTCGATGTCGCCGGAGGCATGAGGAAAAGGCTGGACTACGTGATAGCCAGCGTCCACCTCTGGCTCGATGACCCCGAGGAGTACGTCGAGCTGGTTAAACTCGCCCTCCTGGACGAGAACGTGGATATAATCGGCCACTTCGGGGCCAGCTTCAGATACATTGGGTATCCAAGCGAGGAGAACCTCGGAGAAGTCCTTGAGCTGGCCGAGGAGAGGGGGAAGGCCTTTGAGATAAGCTCCCGCTATAGGGTTCCGGAGATGGACTTTGTGAGGGAGTGCATAAAAAGGGGCATAAAGCTCGTCTTTTCAAGCGACGCCCACTGGCCGAGAGGAATAGGTAACGTTGGATGGAGCGAGAGGGTCTTCAAAAAGGCCGGCGGAAGAAAGGAAGACCTTCTGTTCGCGGAGTTTCTGTGA